Genomic DNA from Hordeum vulgare subsp. vulgare chromosome 2H, MorexV3_pseudomolecules_assembly, whole genome shotgun sequence:
GTGCTACCGAAGGAAAACTCCTCGCTCCTTTGATATATATGAAGAGTGTACTATGATAATTTCAATTTTGGAAATGTACAAGTAACTGTTGAGATGTATTTTATGATATAATTGACATTGTTAAACAACTCTTCTGTTGGCAGTGTCTAGCTATAGCACGGAAGCTACTAGATACAAGTGAAGGTTCTGTGCTAAATTCTTATGGCAGACACTGGTCCTCTCTGTGTGATCTTTATTCACAGGTCACGCTTTGCTACTCACTGCAGCCTCTGTTCtctgattcttttttcttttgtcttgACTAGCTAAGGGTTTTGATCTGCAGATTCTGGTTTCCACAGTTGATCCATCTGGAAGAATATCTCGTGAGTCAACTGCATGTCTTGCTCTGATGTTATCTCGGGTTATCTCTGTGTTGAAAGCGAGTATCTCCTCTGAGAGCCCAAATCCAGTTGAAGAAAGTCTCATCAACATTATTGATCATGCAAGGAAGTCACAGCTACTAGAACTCTTGTGTGAGTGTCTGATAGCTTCAGGTTCAGACATAATATCAGGTTCTACGAACATGGTACCAGCAGCATGTGAGGCATGCAAGGCCATCTGGTATCTCGCTCATGCTGTTGACATTGTGTCCCTTGGTGCACACAAATTTTCATTTCCATTAGCTAGCTCATGGCGACAAGGTCAATCAAAGTTGGATGGTAAAATGCAAGAGCAAGATTCATTACCAGATTCAAACTCCAGCAGTCTGATAAACATATTTGTCAAATCATTTCTGGCTTCACGGCCAATGCAGATTGCAGTTTACCACTGCTTGCATAATGGTCTAGAGTCAGCTATTCATGCTTCTCTTCAGGTAATTCTCTCATGCTTGGGCAAATAAGTTTCTCTCCATAGGATTCTTTTGAGTACGATCAGTTATCCTTTTTGTAGCCCTAGTGGAATGCCAATAATAAAAGGCGAATATTTCAGTTCTAACTCAAGAACAATTTGTTCTTCACCTCTTTGCATTGTTTCCAGTTAACTACAACTTTGTACTTCATTGCTATCTCTGATTTCATCAACTTGCGGGCAAACTCGAAAGCAGCCTCACCTGCCGTTTTTATctcatatgattcaactatgctaCATTCTGAGACTCTTCAGATTCTGTAGTTCTGCTTATCTTGTACAGAATTGAGTAACAACGAAACCAATATGAGCCTTTACACTAAAGAAAGTACATTTACTATATTCACATTGATGGACGTTATACTCTGCTGCTATATTTTTAGTTAATGCAATATATCCAAATTATATAAATTAAAAAGCTTAAGGTTGTCAGTTAGTCATCTCTTTTACACTAAGAACTATTCATAGTTGACCTTATTATATTTTTCTACATTGAAAGTGCAACTTATCTCCAACTTACGACAATTGAGTTTATTATATTTTTGTAAATGTGGCTTTTCAGCTCATTGCAAGGGCCTGCCTGCTGAATCCGTCTTTCTGTACTAttatgtgtggtccaatgaattcATCATCGGAAGCCaatgaaatagaatatggtggagatgCGACAATTGTATCTGATATGTTTTCACTGCTGTCGCTGTGTGGCTCATATTTGAACAAGGAGTCGAAGCAGAACAGTAATCAGAAATGCAAACTGTCCAATCCTCATGCCCTTGTAGTGCACTGCTGTCTTGCATTGGCAACAATAGCAGCGTGTCTGAAGTCGGAGGGGAAATTTTCAGCATCAATTATTTTAACAAGCTCCCACAAGAAACAGCGGTCCCGGCTTTCGGTTCTTGCGCACCTCTCTTCAGCTGATGATACAGTGAAGAGTTGCCTGCAGCCACACTGTGCATCTGCAACACTTGCACTATCAACGCTTATTTCACTTGAAAATGGAGGGCAAACCAGATCTTCCCTATGTGAAACTGCCCTTGCTTTGTTTCCTCGTATGGCAACACTTCACACATTGCTGAAGCTTTGGTTATCTGATGGAAGTGAGGAACTTTGTCGATATAATGCTGGTTTACTAAATCTGTTTGGCCTTCGTGATGGGAGTATTGGGCTGTTGGAAACTAGATTGAAATGGGGTGGACCATTGGCTGTCGAACAAGCATGCTCAGTTGGTATCCCACAGCTCCTAATTCGTTTGCTTACTGATGGTTTCTCAAGGGAGCCTTCTGATGGGAAAGAAATTCAAACACACCGCAGTGGATTATCACCGTTAGGAGTTGCTTGGACTCTTTCAGCTTTATCTCAATGCCTTCCTGGTGGTGTTTTCCGTGAAATTTTGTATAAAAAGGAACATCTAAAGCTGTTGACTGACATGCTGTCTGATATGCACCTCAAGGCTTTGTCTGCTTGGACTGGTCTTGGTGGTGGGAAAAAGGGAGTACGGGAACTGATAAATTCAGTTGTTGATATTTTGGCATTTCCATTTGTCGCAGTGCAGAGTTCTCCAAACATGCCATCAACATCGGCATCCATTAATAGTGGTTTTCTCCTCAACATTGGATCACCTGGGGGAAGAATTGGTACTGAGAACAAGGAAATGCTCAAAACAATAGAGCATAATATGCCTCAATACTTTCAAGTTCTCCTAGAGGTCTGACTAACTGACTTTGAACTTGTTCTTATTCAGAAGTACTCATTTCCATAACCTTTCTCCTTTCTCCTTTTCCTTTAAAGGTTGGTATTCCTGGTTGTATACTTCGCTGCCTTGATTATCTCAATATGGAAGACATATCAAGGCCCTTGGCCATCGTGGCCAAAATGGTGGGCTACCGTCCACTTGCATTGCAGCTTCTAAGAGAAGGTCTTCTCAATCCATCTAGAGTAGCAAAGCTACTCAAAGGTCCTCTTGCTAAGGAGACTTTGCTCGACTTCCTCATGATAGTTTCTGATCTTGCACGCATGTCAAAGGTTTGTCTTTTGTTGGCCTGTTTGCACATCGAGATACCAAAATTTTGCTGGATATGCATTGTGACACACAGTTACGCTACTGCCTCAGGACTTCTATGAGCCCATCAACAAGGCAGGCATGGTTGAATATTTGAAGAACTTTATATCAAATGAGGACCCCGATATAAGAGCAAAAGCTTGCAGTGCCATTGGCAACATGTGCCGACACAGTCCCTACTTCTATGGTCCATTTGTAAGACAAGACTTAGTtatctactccctctgtctcaaaataagtgtcttaagcttagtataattttatactaaagctagtacaaagttgagacacttattttgggacggagggagtatttatttgCAGTTTAAAATTTTATGGAGGGGATATTTAACCTTGTTATCCGGGAACAGGCAGCAAATAAGGTGATTGAGCTTGTAGTTGAGAGGTGTTCTGACCCAGATAAACGGACGCGGAAGTTTGCATGTTTTGCTGTAAGTTCGTAAACTGGCTTCTGATTGTTGTATTTTTATCTTCATACTGAGATGATAATCCTCAATCCTGTTAATGCTTTTGGATATTGATCTTGGAGCTGTTGCTATTTCAGGTAGGCAATGCTGCTTATCACAATGACATGCTGTATGAAGAACTCAGACGGTCTATACCTCAACTCACTAAGCTACTTCTTGCTCCTGAGGAAGATAAAACGAAAGGCAATGCTGCGGGGGCTCTGAGTAATCTAGTGAGGAACTCTGACATCCTCTGTGGAGACATTGTCTCCCAAGGCGCAATTCAGGTTTGCCACCTCTTGTGCTTATGACTCATGTTCTGTCATCTCTCTACTTTTAGCGTAGAGTGAGGAAACCGACACACATCATTCATAGATTcttgttcttgatatagtgaaGGTACTAATGGGCTATAACCAGATAGTTATCTCAAATGTTAGCAAAAGTGGCATCTCTGTTATTGCTTCACGCTGTTGAGTTCTTGTGTACTCTGATATCATTCATAAGAagttgaatcagtcaaattcatattaaaaaaaaatgaaacacATGTATTCGTGCCATGTATCAACAAAACCAAGTTAATCATTTTGTCTTCTATTCAGTGGTAATTGTCGATTCTTAATTTTATTCAACGGTTAGATACTCATCAGACGCTCGTCTCTCTCTACTTTGTTCATGCGCAGGCTCTACTCAAGACGGTCAGCAGCTACTCCGCGGTTGCTCTGAGCCCCAGCAGAAAGGATGCTCTAACTGAATCCCCGCTAAGAATCGTGCTCTTTGCGCTGCGCAAGATGTGCGACCACACGGTCTGCAGGCTCTTCCTGCGCTCATCCGAGCTGCTCCCGATGATCGTGCACCTCAGGCAGTCGCCTGACCAAACGATCTCCGAGTACGCCTCTGCCATCGCTAGTAAAGCGAACCAAGCTTGACGAATTTCGCCTGGAAGGCGCACCACCGCGAGGGGGGTCCGTCCTATTCTGTAATGCAGCAGTCGTTCAGTTCTGCTGAACAATTCCGCAATCCATTCTGTTTTTGGAACTGTAACTTAGAAGAACAGTATCACGGGCCGGGATACCGAATTGTTCATGTATGTAAAGATCTCCGCTCTCTTGCCATGTATATACACACATATATTCAGCAGCATATCGGTTCAGAAAAGTGTCTAATCACAtgccattttttatttttataaacaaGAGCTTCCCACACATATCACATCCGTTTGCAGTTGCACGAGTCGATTGGCGTCAGAAGAGCCAGTGAGGCACCTTCCTCGGCAGCACGCGCTCTTCGATCGTCTTCAAGCTGGGCTTCCACGGCCCGCTGCGCGTCAGTTCCTGGCTCCGTAGCTCCGGCTGCTGGTCACCGACCACGCCGAGCAACGGCGCCGCCTCGTCCCGCCGCTCCAGCGCACTGACCGGCATCGACCGGCACCGCGCAAGCAGCCGCGACACCGCGAGCGCTCGCCGGGCCTCGTCGGCGGAGACCCTGCCCCGGGTGGCCGGGAGCACGACGTACACCCCGGCACCGTCCAGCAGGTGGTCGGCCGGCAGCGCGGCGACCTTGGCCCCGCCGGCCGCCACGAGGCGCGCGTCCACCACGAAGTGGCGCGGGTGCTCCACCATGAGCTCGGCCACGGACGTGTTCTCGCCCAAAGCCCGGACGCTCCCGTCCGGCAGCACGACCTTCCCGCCGCCGGCGCTCGCCGGAACCAGGTTGCCCATGGCGGGCGGCAGCAGCTCTTGCGATGTGCGGCTGATGTCCTCGGCCGAGGAAGAGCGGAAGGCGACGGCAGGGTATAAAAACGCTGGCGGTTGCGAGGTTCGGTTGGCGTGGATCCGGCGAGAGATTTTTAAATTGTGGAGGGTTCGGTGTGAACCTGATCGATGGAGCGAGCGGGCCACAGCTGCTCCGCTACCAACAACGTCAATGGCTGGGCGGTCACGGCGCGGCGCCGGGACAACGCCGGCGGCGCGGCGACCCATCACGCGCCGTGCGCCTCACGATGTGCTGCGATGTCTGTTCTTCCGTTATACTCGCCGTTTGGTCAGGTCAGGCGAGTGTGCTGACGCgatatttctttaaaaaaaaattcGCGTGGAGTAGGAACAGAGATCTTCGGTCACTTGCATTCTTTACGATCCTCACGACTCACTTTCTCTCGAtcgtgttcgtccaggcttgCAGTTGTGGCCACCGAACAGATCCGGAAGCTTCTCGAAGCCCGGGCAAAGCACAAATTATGAAATATCTAAAATACTATTTCCTCCGTTTCATAATATGTTTGGGACAGAGGAAGTATTTCCTAGACAAAATCACTATAAAAAAATAGTATCTAATATAAGACGGCATGCCGTCGACAAGCCCGCTGCACTTCAGTCTTCTTCGTCTCATGCCCTCATCCAACTATCGGGAAATTAGCACCGCGGTTTCTCGCGATGGATGTTGATGCATTAAGCAATGGTTTACTACATTGCCTTTAAGCAATGGATTCGAATTGCCTGCAGAGACCCCACTAAGATACCTTTTGAATGCTGATAGAGGTGAAAATATGCTTTTCCTCCTAGGTTTCACCGTGGAGGGTTTTGAACAGGCGGGTACTTTTTATCcttttgatgatgacaatgatgcagATGTTCTTGATGATGATACGAACGAATTACTTGATGataacttggatgaaatccaagacGAAAACCTCCAAAATGTTAGATGGGCTGGACAAGGCTAACCTGATTGTGCAGGGTGGTGGCTCTGCCAAGAAAGTTCAAGCTGAATCTGATTTTCATATATCTGCTTTGTCCGATACTACTCATGAGAAGTTTATCTTCGAATCCTCGGAAAAAAAAGCCCTTATGGTCTGAATCTTGACGGTATGAAAGTTGTTAATATTGTTGAAATATGGGGTGGGCTTTAGGCCGAGCCAACAATTTTAAAAAAGATCTAAAGACCCAGGTAGGTGTCATGACACGGGATTCCCATTTGGTGCATACTACGCCCCCCAAGGCGTTGGTTTTCTGGATGGTCCGGTCCATTGTTTGACTTTCATCCAATCCGTTTTTTGCAAAGGTTCTAGAACCTTCCCTTTACTAGTTTCTTTTTTCAGTTTTTGTTCCTTTCTTTGTttattcatttttattttatgtttcttttatgtttctttttctctattttcttTTCTGATTTTCATTTTTAATTTACGATTCCTTTAAATTTGTGAAGATTTTTTAATTCATGAATATTTCTTAGAAATTATGAACATTAAAAAAAAATCCTTAACCATTTTATTTTAAATCGTGAATTTTTTTAATAATTCATGGACCAATTTTCGAAACAGGGAACGTTTTCAAATTCGTGAACATTTTCTTAAATCACaatcattttttgaattcacaaacatttttttggaatcgtgaatattttagaaaaaattatgaacattttttaaaatatgtgCCTGTGAGGATCTGAACCTAGGATTGTACATCAACTATCCGTACGAAGTGCTCGCTTATTTTTAAATTGGTGAAACACGCATCG
This window encodes:
- the LOC123424641 gene encoding serine/threonine-protein kinase TIO, with the protein product MGVEDYHVVELVGEGSFGKVYKGRRKYSRQTVAMKFILKHGKSDKDIHNLRQEIEILRKLKHENIIEMIDAFETPQEFCVVTEFAQGELFEVLEDDKCLPEEQVQAIAKQLVKALHYLHSNRIIHRDMKPQNILIGKGSIVKLCDFGFARAMSANTVVLRSIKGTPLYMAPELVREQPYNHTADLWSLGVILYELFVGQPPFYTNSVYALIRHIVKDPVKYPDNMSANFKSFLKGLLNKLPQSRLSWPALLEHPFVKDDSMDLVADTQSTPFEVKRSEAIRKADEIQASRNQPSAAESPSRNGANNTKHDHDKQKSSKKDGPTSTTDDHHGSSPGAISDAPSERTALDKLEKTSQTVNGASSIIGDSAMLSTILSPIKNWLRNPPSSPRELNIDGANQSLRIVKNLIEAGSYHSCAAINDIICLFLEFTSLIIRMKLSGAYSLAVKCLAIARKLLDTSEGSVLNSYGRHWSSLCDLYSQILVSTVDPSGRISRESTACLALMLSRVISVLKASISSESPNPVEESLINIIDHARKSQLLELLCECLIASGSDIISGSTNMVPAACEACKAIWYLAHAVDIVSLGAHKFSFPLASSWRQGQSKLDGKMQEQDSLPDSNSSSLINIFVKSFLASRPMQIAVYHCLHNGLESAIHASLQLIARACLLNPSFCTIMCGPMNSSSEANEIEYGGDATIVSDMFSLLSLCGSYLNKESKQNSNQKCKLSNPHALVVHCCLALATIAACLKSEGKFSASIILTSSHKKQRSRLSVLAHLSSADDTVKSCLQPHCASATLALSTLISLENGGQTRSSLCETALALFPRMATLHTLLKLWLSDGSEELCRYNAGLLNLFGLRDGSIGLLETRLKWGGPLAVEQACSVGIPQLLIRLLTDGFSREPSDGKEIQTHRSGLSPLGVAWTLSALSQCLPGGVFREILYKKEHLKLLTDMLSDMHLKALSAWTGLGGGKKGVRELINSVVDILAFPFVAVQSSPNMPSTSASINSGFLLNIGSPGGRIGTENKEMLKTIEHNMPQYFQVLLEVGIPGCILRCLDYLNMEDISRPLAIVAKMVGYRPLALQLLREGLLNPSRVAKLLKGPLAKETLLDFLMIVSDLARMSKDFYEPINKAGMVEYLKNFISNEDPDIRAKACSAIGNMCRHSPYFYGPFAANKVIELVVERCSDPDKRTRKFACFAVGNAAYHNDMLYEELRRSIPQLTKLLLAPEEDKTKGNAAGALSNLVRNSDILCGDIVSQGAIQALLKTVSSYSAVALSPSRKDALTESPLRIVLFALRKMCDHTVCRLFLRSSELLPMIVHLRQSPDQTISEYASAIASKANQA
- the LOC123424643 gene encoding uncharacterized protein LOC123424643, giving the protein MGRRAAGVVPAPRRDRPAIDVVGSGAAVARSLHRSGSHRTLHNLKISRRIHANRTSQPPAFLYPAVAFRSSSAEDISRTSQELLPPAMGNLVPASAGGGKVVLPDGSVRALGENTSVAELMVEHPRHFVVDARLVAAGGAKVAALPADHLLDGAGVYVVLPATRGRVSADEARRALAVSRLLARCRSMPVSALERRDEAAPLLGVVGDQQPELRSQELTRSGPWKPSLKTIEERVLPRKVPHWLF